In one Rutidosis leptorrhynchoides isolate AG116_Rl617_1_P2 chromosome 8, CSIRO_AGI_Rlap_v1, whole genome shotgun sequence genomic region, the following are encoded:
- the LOC139862995 gene encoding uncharacterized protein, whose translation MWMAAHTLNTANPTNTDLNKTKNKISGHQKKEDLEREVSTLQKMLDHEEKIGELLKRMYHQQDHSTLHIPNSLPPKMKELLTELSMVENEITRLESQISQLQTDLDNEKEATRVSKMKHEHFNGSLAPTTPLLLPKNRGYGDKLSFETKALHFISKAIKGDYSLRDFNTNEKSRTKNVSFSDLKENQENNEGIGVRDRTPKRTGILKPPSPARDTRRLTPKRERNVVASSETSSQSEEDNIVKWSPNKLSENIMKCLIFIFTRLLRTSRTMEMEKSGPISRSANFSMSFRAEPCLNSKASLLLQKESRQQDPYGIFNHEDSIPRDIGCYKNLVKFTSSSLDPKCISSSSYIPLLQKLRAYMNGLQKVDLMFLTSQQKLAFWINMYNACIMNGFLQYGVPSTPEKLLTLMKKATLIIGGNTINAHDIEHVILRRQELSTTEKAERDEKAATFRKLYGLESTDPNVTFALCCGTRSSPAVRVYTGDGVVNKLERAKLEYLQASIVVTSAKKIGLPELLLRNMNDFAQDLESLMEWLCQQLPTSGSLRKSMVDCFRGVNNAKVSSIVEKLPYEFEFQYLLPM comes from the exons ATGTGGATGGCCGCTCACACACTCAATACCGCGAATCCCACGAACACAGACCTTAAC AAGACAAAGAACAAGATTAGTGGACATCAGAAAAAGGAAGACTTAGAAAGAGAG GTATCAACGCTTCAGAAAATGCTAGACCACGAGGAAAAAATCGGGGAGCTTTTAAAACGCATGTATCATCAAcaagatcattcaacacttcatatCCCAAATTCCCTTCCTCCAAAG ATGAAGGAGCTATTAACAGAACTATCTATGGTTGAAAATGAAATAACCAGACTAGAAAGCCAAATCAGCCAGCTTCAAACCGACTTAGATAACGAGAAGGAAGCcacaagagtatcaaaaatgaaacATGAGCATTTCAACGGTTCTTTAGCCCCAACCACACCGTTATTGTTGCCAAAAAATAGAGGATATGGTGACAAGTTATCGTTCGAGACCAAAGCATTGCATTTTATTAGTAAAGCTATCAAGGGTGATTATAGTCTCAGAGACTTCAATACTAACGAAAAGTCGAGAACAAAAAACGTGTCCTTCTCTGATTTGAAAGAAAATCAGGAGAACAACGAGGGAATTGGGGTTCGTGATCGAACCCCAAAAAGAACTGGGATTCTTAAACCGCCCTCACCGGCTAGAGATACAAGACGTCTAACTCCTAAG AGAGAACGCAATGTAGTTGCGTCTTCAGAGACCTCGTCACAATCTGAAGAAGATAACATAGTAAAGTGGTCGCCAAACAAGCTTTCTGAAAACATCATGAAATGTTTGATCTTCATCTTTACGAGACTTTTGAGGACGTCGAGAACAATGGAGATGGAGAAATCAGGGCCTATTTCAAGATCAGCCAACTTTTCAATGAGCTTTAGGGCTGAACCCTGTTTGAACTCAAAGGCTAGCCTGCTTCTTCAAAAGGAGTCTAGGCAACAAGACCCGTACGGAATCTTTAATCACGAAGACTCGATTCCTAGAGACATTGGTTGCTACAAAAACTTGGTTAAGTTCACATCATCTTCTTTGGATCCTAAATGCATTTCAAGTTCAAGTTACATTCCTTTGTTACAAAAGTTGAG GGCTTATATGAATGGGCTACAAAAGGTGGATTTGATGTTTTTGACTTCACAACAAAAATTGGCTTTTTGGATCAACATGTACAATGCTTGTATCATGAAT GGGTTCCTTCAATACGGAGTTCCTTCTACGCCTGAAAAGCTACTGACTCTCATGAAGAAG GCAACCTTGATAATCGGAGGCAACACAATAAACGCTCATGATATTGAACATGTCATATTGCGAAGGCAAGAACTCTCAACCACAGAAAAG GCTGAAAGGGATGAAAAAGCTGCAACTTTTCGTAAACTCTATGGACTTGAATCAACAGACCCAAATGTCACGTTCGCGTTATGTTGCGGGACCCGCTCTTCCCCTGCA GTAAGAGTGTACACAGGTGATGGGGTTGTGAATAAGTTGGAAAGAGCAAAACTAGAGTACCTACAAGCTTCAATAGTTGTAACAAGTGCAAAGAAAATTGGACTTCCAGAGTTGTTGCTTAGAAACATGAATGATTTTGCACAAGATTTAGAAAGTTTAATGGAGTGGTTGTGCCAACAATTGCCAACTTCAGGTTCATTAAGGAAATCAATGGTGGATTGCTTTAGAGGAGTTAATAATGCAAAGGTTTCATCCATTGTTGAGAAGTTACCATATGAATTTGAGTTCCAATATTTGTTGCCAATGTAG